In a single window of the Jatrophihabitans sp. genome:
- a CDS encoding class I SAM-dependent methyltransferase, whose translation MTEHDEIQQRVADHGDEAALADEAALPQEWDQAFWDERYRSKASLWSHEPNACLVSEASQLSPGTALDAGCGEGADAIWLAGRGWQVTAVDLSSVALERAAANAAAAGEQVAGRIEWQQADLTRWDPSRDRFDLVSTQFLHPPAGQRERVFSRLAAAVKPGGSLLIAGHHPSDLHTTMRRPNRPELFFTGDQIVAALDPGLWQIVTNAAVRRSATDHEGRGVSISDTVVRARRRG comes from the coding sequence GTGACCGAGCACGACGAGATCCAGCAGCGGGTGGCCGACCACGGCGATGAGGCGGCGCTGGCGGATGAGGCGGCGCTGCCGCAGGAATGGGATCAGGCGTTCTGGGACGAGCGCTACCGCTCCAAGGCCAGCCTGTGGAGCCACGAGCCGAACGCGTGCCTGGTCAGCGAGGCATCCCAGTTGAGTCCGGGGACGGCGCTGGACGCCGGCTGCGGCGAGGGCGCGGACGCCATCTGGCTGGCCGGGCGGGGGTGGCAGGTGACCGCGGTGGACCTGTCGAGCGTCGCGCTGGAACGAGCCGCGGCCAACGCGGCGGCAGCAGGCGAGCAGGTCGCCGGTCGCATCGAATGGCAGCAGGCCGACCTCACCCGCTGGGACCCCAGCCGCGACCGGTTCGACCTGGTCTCGACGCAGTTCCTGCACCCGCCGGCCGGGCAGCGCGAACGGGTGTTCAGCCGGCTGGCGGCCGCGGTCAAGCCGGGTGGCTCGCTGCTCATCGCCGGCCACCATCCCTCGGACCTGCACACCACGATGCGGCGTCCGAATCGCCCGGAGCTGTTCTTCACCGGTGACCAGATCGTGGCCGCACTCGATCCAGGCCTCTGGCAGATCGTGACCAACGCCGCCGTGCGGCGATCGGCCACCGACCACGAGGGCCGCGGCGTGAGCATCAGCGACACCGTGGTGCGCGCGCGCCGCCGCGGCTAG
- a CDS encoding ABC transporter permease: MSRIEVATEQPPAAAGPPPRRGLLLRMLPPNVYAGRASVLMERSARVYRRSWLIIISGFFEPLFYLLSFGAGLGALVGGVSGPHGQPLTYAQFIAPALLASSAMNGALADSMMNVFFKLKYAKLYDGMLATSLGPMDVALGEIGWALTRGGMYSAAFVLVMLAMGLVLSPWALLLVPAALMIAFGFAALGMAATTFVRSWQDIEMVTLLILPMFLFSGTFYSLDVYPAWLRLVVQCLPLHHGVALMRALTYGDISAGLVLHICYFLVMAVFGLWVTTRRLGILLMK; this comes from the coding sequence ATGAGCCGGATCGAGGTGGCCACCGAGCAGCCGCCGGCCGCGGCCGGTCCCCCGCCACGGCGCGGCCTGCTGCTGCGGATGCTGCCGCCCAACGTCTACGCCGGCCGGGCCTCGGTGCTGATGGAACGCTCGGCGCGGGTCTACCGCCGGTCCTGGCTGATCATCATCTCCGGCTTCTTCGAGCCGCTGTTCTACCTGCTGTCCTTCGGCGCCGGCCTGGGCGCCCTGGTCGGCGGGGTGAGCGGCCCGCACGGCCAGCCCTTGACCTACGCCCAGTTCATCGCGCCGGCCCTGCTGGCCTCGTCGGCGATGAACGGGGCGCTCGCCGACTCGATGATGAACGTCTTCTTCAAGCTCAAGTACGCCAAGCTCTACGACGGGATGCTGGCCACCTCGCTTGGCCCGATGGATGTCGCGCTCGGCGAGATCGGCTGGGCGCTGACCCGCGGCGGCATGTACTCGGCCGCCTTCGTCCTGGTCATGCTGGCGATGGGACTGGTCCTGTCGCCGTGGGCGCTGCTGCTGGTGCCCGCGGCGCTGATGATCGCCTTCGGCTTCGCCGCCCTCGGCATGGCGGCGACCACGTTCGTGCGCAGCTGGCAGGACATCGAGATGGTCACGTTGCTCATCCTGCCGATGTTCCTGTTCTCCGGGACCTTCTACAGCCTGGACGTCTACCCGGCCTGGTTGCGGCTGGTGGTGCAGTGCCTGCCGCTGCACCACGGGGTGGCCCTGATGCGCGCCCTGACCTACGGCGACATCAGCGCCGGGCTGGTCCTGCACATCTGCTATTTCCTGGTGATGGCCGTCTTCGGGCTGTGGGTGACGACCCGGCGGTTGGGCATCCTCTTGATGAAGTGA
- a CDS encoding oxygenase MpaB family protein codes for MTHPVLSNVRERLGSALFEQVAGREGPDRRDRIQLSQGPRWFAADRPICQVHNDAAMFVGGLRALLLQSLHPLAMAGVAGHSGYRGDPWGRLHRTSHFLAVTTFGTEADAEAMIARIRAIHQRVQGTAPDGRRYAASDPHLLRWVHLAEVDSFLHAYQRYGAGSLDQAGRDGYVADAARVAAALGVLDPPTTEAQVRAELHAYRPELKGTREAREAARFMLLKPPLPLAVRAPYGVLAAAAVASLPRWARWPLRLPYLPLAEATVVRLAGDGLVRGIRWVMTPATGAAA; via the coding sequence ATGACTCATCCTGTGCTCTCCAACGTGCGCGAACGGCTGGGCTCAGCGCTGTTCGAGCAGGTGGCCGGCCGCGAGGGCCCCGACCGGCGCGATCGGATCCAGCTGTCCCAGGGACCTCGTTGGTTCGCTGCGGACCGGCCGATCTGCCAGGTGCACAACGACGCGGCGATGTTCGTCGGCGGCCTGCGCGCGCTGCTGCTGCAGTCGCTGCACCCGCTGGCGATGGCCGGGGTGGCCGGGCACTCGGGCTACCGCGGCGACCCGTGGGGGCGCCTGCACCGCACCAGCCATTTCCTGGCGGTGACCACCTTCGGGACCGAGGCCGACGCCGAGGCGATGATCGCCCGGATCCGGGCCATCCACCAGCGGGTCCAGGGCACCGCGCCGGACGGCCGGCGCTACGCCGCCTCCGACCCGCACCTGCTGCGGTGGGTGCACCTGGCCGAGGTGGACAGCTTCCTGCACGCCTACCAGCGCTACGGCGCCGGCTCGCTGGACCAGGCCGGCCGCGACGGCTACGTCGCCGACGCCGCCAGGGTGGCCGCCGCGCTCGGCGTGCTGGACCCGCCCACCACCGAGGCGCAGGTTCGGGCCGAGCTGCACGCCTACCGGCCCGAGCTCAAGGGCACCCGCGAAGCTCGGGAGGCGGCCAGGTTCATGCTGCTCAAGCCGCCGTTGCCGCTGGCCGTCCGAGCGCCCTACGGGGTGCTGGCCGCCGCGGCGGTGGCCAGCCTGCCGCGCTGGGCCCGCTGGCCGCTGCGGCTGCCCTACCTGCCGCTGGCCGAGGCCACGGTGGTGCGGCTGGCCGGTGACGGCCTGGTCCGTGGCATCCGCTGGGTGATGACCCCTGCCACCGGGGCGGCGGCCTGA
- a CDS encoding amino acid ABC transporter permease: MNEVLDNLDVFVRGFRTTVSLTLLAAIGALLLGTLIAAMRVSPVPPLRWAGTAYVQLVRNTPLTVVFFLVVFGLPEVDVKLPFFRFAVLALTIYTAAFVAEAVRSGINSVAAGQAEASRSIGMTFGQTLRLVVLPQAFANIVPPLASVFIALLKNTSIASAFFVFEGVQSMNQLINSFGNAVIPIIAAAALGYLVLALLSSFLFGLLERAVAVGR, encoded by the coding sequence ATGAACGAGGTTCTCGACAACCTCGACGTCTTCGTCAGGGGCTTTCGCACCACCGTCTCACTGACGCTGCTCGCGGCGATCGGGGCGCTGCTATTGGGCACCCTGATCGCCGCGATGCGGGTCTCGCCGGTCCCGCCGCTGCGGTGGGCCGGAACGGCTTATGTGCAGCTGGTTCGCAACACGCCGTTGACGGTGGTGTTCTTCCTGGTCGTCTTCGGGTTGCCCGAGGTCGATGTGAAGCTGCCGTTCTTCCGCTTCGCGGTGCTGGCACTGACCATCTACACCGCGGCGTTCGTCGCTGAGGCGGTGCGCTCGGGCATCAACTCGGTCGCCGCCGGCCAGGCCGAGGCCTCGCGCTCGATCGGGATGACCTTCGGGCAGACGCTGCGGCTCGTGGTGCTCCCGCAGGCGTTCGCCAATATCGTGCCGCCGCTGGCCAGCGTGTTCATCGCCCTGCTCAAGAACACCTCCATCGCCTCGGCGTTCTTCGTCTTCGAGGGCGTGCAGTCGATGAACCAGCTCATCAACAGCTTCGGCAACGCCGTGATCCCGATCATCGCCGCCGCCGCCCTGGGCTACCTCGTGCTCGCGCTGCTCAGCTCCTTTCTCTTCGGCCTGCTCGAGCGCGCCGTGGCGGTCGGCCGATGA
- a CDS encoding ribonuclease J, with amino-acid sequence MSTPERGLGNPPKLREGVLRVVALGGISEVGRNMTMFESRSPAVPTGEAAPGGNGSSRRGGRSRLLVVDCGMLLGKTNAPGVDLGLPDWSAYTDRLADIDAIVLTHGHEDHIGALPYLLRSRPDIPLIGSRLTLALVAAKLEQHRLRPDLRIVREGDRLTVGEWDLQFYAVNHSIPDALAVALRTSSGTVLHTGDFKMDQTPLDGRITDLPGFSRLGDEGVDLLLSDSTNAEVPGFIPSEREVGKVVADVITRATGRVIVACFASHVHRVQQVLDAAVESGRHAVLVGRSMVRNMQIARDLGLLKVPDGVLVDLKDAEQMPSSRVMLICTGSQGEPLSALSRMANREHPVIRIVSDDTILLASSLIPGNENSVFNVINGLSRLGATVVHKSTALVHVSGHAPAGELRYLLNAVRPKNLMPVHGEWRHLRAHAAIARSTGMTDERIMLAENGVVIDLSDGVAEIVGQIEIGNVYVDGLQVGDIGDAVIRQRQILGDEGFVSILVAVDLRAGKVVYGPEVTAKGFTDDPEALDPIRIELIKTVEKALADGVRDADALEHILRRTVGRWVDKTFRRRPMLMPTVIEV; translated from the coding sequence GTGAGCACGCCAGAACGAGGGCTCGGAAACCCCCCGAAACTCAGGGAGGGTGTGCTGCGGGTCGTCGCGCTCGGCGGTATCAGCGAGGTCGGGCGCAACATGACGATGTTCGAATCCCGGTCGCCCGCGGTTCCCACCGGCGAGGCGGCGCCGGGCGGGAACGGGTCCTCACGCCGTGGCGGCCGGTCCCGGCTGCTGGTCGTGGACTGCGGGATGCTGCTCGGCAAGACCAACGCCCCCGGAGTGGACCTGGGCCTGCCGGACTGGTCGGCCTACACCGACCGGCTCGCCGACATCGACGCCATCGTGCTGACCCACGGCCATGAGGACCACATCGGCGCGCTGCCCTACCTGCTGCGCTCGCGGCCCGACATCCCGCTGATCGGCTCCCGGCTGACGCTGGCCCTGGTGGCCGCCAAGCTCGAGCAGCACCGGCTGCGGCCGGACCTGCGGATCGTCCGCGAGGGCGACCGGCTGACAGTCGGCGAGTGGGACCTGCAGTTCTACGCGGTGAACCACTCCATCCCGGACGCCCTCGCCGTGGCGCTGCGCACCTCCAGCGGCACCGTGCTGCACACCGGCGACTTCAAGATGGACCAGACCCCGCTGGACGGCCGGATCACCGACCTGCCCGGCTTCTCCCGGCTCGGCGACGAGGGGGTCGACCTGCTGCTGTCGGACTCCACCAACGCCGAGGTGCCCGGTTTCATCCCGAGCGAGCGAGAGGTCGGCAAGGTCGTCGCCGACGTGATCACCCGGGCGACCGGACGGGTCATCGTGGCCTGCTTCGCCAGCCACGTCCACCGGGTGCAGCAGGTGCTCGACGCCGCGGTCGAGTCCGGCCGGCATGCGGTGCTGGTGGGGCGCTCAATGGTCCGCAACATGCAGATCGCGCGGGACCTGGGGCTGCTCAAGGTCCCCGACGGCGTGCTGGTCGACCTCAAGGACGCCGAGCAGATGCCCTCCAGCCGGGTGATGCTCATCTGCACCGGCTCCCAGGGCGAGCCGCTGTCGGCGCTGAGCCGGATGGCCAACCGGGAGCACCCGGTGATCCGGATCGTCTCCGACGACACGATCCTGCTGGCGTCCTCGCTGATCCCGGGCAACGAGAACTCGGTCTTCAACGTCATCAACGGGCTGTCCCGGCTGGGCGCGACGGTGGTGCACAAGTCCACCGCGCTGGTGCACGTCTCGGGCCACGCCCCGGCCGGCGAGCTGCGTTACCTGCTCAACGCGGTGCGGCCGAAGAACCTGATGCCGGTGCACGGCGAGTGGCGCCACCTGCGGGCGCACGCCGCGATCGCCCGCTCGACCGGGATGACAGACGAGCGCATCATGCTCGCCGAGAACGGGGTGGTCATCGACCTGAGCGACGGCGTCGCCGAGATCGTCGGCCAGATCGAGATCGGCAACGTCTACGTCGACGGCCTGCAGGTCGGTGACATCGGTGACGCCGTCATCCGGCAGCGCCAGATCCTGGGCGACGAGGGCTTCGTCTCGATCCTGGTCGCGGTGGACCTGCGGGCGGGCAAGGTGGTCTACGGGCCCGAGGTCACCGCCAAGGGCTTCACCGACGACCCGGAGGCGCTGGACCCGATCCGGATCGAGCTGATCAAGACCGTGGAGAAGGCGCTGGCCGACGGGGTGCGCGACGCCGACGCCCTGGAGCACATCCTGCGCCGGACCGTGGGCCGGTGGGTGGACAAGACCTTCCGGCGGCGGCCGATGCTGATGCCGACGGTGATCGAGGTATGA
- a CDS encoding amino acid ABC transporter permease, whose amino-acid sequence MTAPVLYDVQGPRARRRVLISSIVGGLALLVLLGLAAQRLAANEQFESDKYKPFFTEPQLYERLLEGLQNTLNAAVYAMVLASVLGVLLAFGRLSRQPWLRLPVIAVIEFFRGVPLLLLIFALFLAFPIVVNVDLPALWALVLALTMYNGAVIAEIIRAGVQSIPKGQTEAAYAIGLSRGQTLRMVLLPQAVRVMLPALISQLVVLLKDTSLGFVIGFSELLRTGGQLVQVLNNPLQLYLVVALIYIVINSALSALAGYVEGRQRRTTGKTPVAPTQVETGMGVL is encoded by the coding sequence ATGACCGCCCCGGTGCTCTACGACGTCCAGGGCCCGCGGGCCCGCCGTCGGGTGCTGATCAGCAGCATCGTCGGCGGCCTGGCGCTGCTGGTCCTGCTCGGGCTGGCCGCCCAGCGGCTGGCGGCCAACGAGCAGTTCGAGTCCGACAAGTACAAGCCCTTCTTCACCGAGCCGCAGCTGTACGAGCGGCTGCTGGAGGGCCTGCAGAACACCCTCAACGCCGCGGTGTACGCCATGGTGCTGGCCTCGGTGCTGGGAGTGCTGCTGGCGTTCGGGCGCCTGTCGCGCCAACCGTGGCTCCGGCTGCCGGTCATCGCCGTCATCGAGTTCTTCCGCGGCGTCCCGCTGCTGCTGCTGATCTTCGCGCTGTTCCTGGCCTTCCCGATCGTGGTGAACGTGGACCTGCCGGCCCTGTGGGCGCTGGTGCTGGCCCTGACGATGTACAACGGCGCGGTGATCGCCGAGATCATCCGGGCAGGCGTGCAGTCGATCCCCAAGGGCCAGACCGAGGCCGCCTACGCGATCGGGCTCAGCCGCGGCCAGACCCTGCGGATGGTGCTGCTGCCCCAAGCCGTCCGGGTGATGCTGCCCGCCCTGATCAGCCAGCTGGTGGTGCTGCTCAAGGACACCTCGCTCGGCTTCGTGATCGGGTTCTCGGAGTTGCTGCGCACCGGTGGCCAGCTGGTGCAGGTGCTGAACAACCCGTTGCAGCTCTACCTTGTCGTGGCGCTGATCTACATCGTCATCAACTCGGCGCTGTCGGCGCTGGCCGGCTATGTCGAGGGCCGGCAGCGCCGCACCACCGGCAAGACCCCCGTCGCGCCCACCCAGGTCGAGACCGGCATGGGCGTGCTCTAG
- a CDS encoding VTT domain-containing protein translates to MTTLDVASQLLANPISPKHLLGSYGLIGMAVILFAECGLLVGFFLPGDTLLFSAGLLIAIDDPSINFPSLPVVLIVLPIAAVAGNLVGYWIGWKAGPKVFDRPQSRLFKPEYVTRSQAFFDRFGRSTIILARFVPVVRTVATVMAGVGKMRFSVYALYSVIGGILWADGVVLLGRALGHIDFVQETVAPKIDLILVSVVVLSLLPTAVHWWRSRPSRVRG, encoded by the coding sequence ATGACGACGCTTGACGTGGCGAGCCAGCTGCTGGCCAACCCCATCTCGCCCAAGCACCTGCTCGGCAGTTACGGCCTGATTGGGATGGCTGTCATCCTGTTCGCCGAGTGCGGCCTGCTCGTCGGCTTCTTCCTGCCGGGTGACACGTTGCTGTTCTCAGCAGGCCTGCTGATCGCCATCGACGACCCGTCGATCAACTTCCCCAGCCTGCCGGTGGTGCTGATAGTGCTGCCGATCGCGGCGGTGGCCGGCAACCTGGTCGGTTACTGGATCGGCTGGAAGGCCGGTCCCAAGGTGTTCGACCGGCCGCAGTCGCGGTTGTTCAAACCCGAGTACGTCACCCGTTCGCAGGCCTTCTTCGACCGGTTCGGCCGCTCGACGATCATCCTGGCCAGGTTCGTGCCGGTGGTGCGGACGGTGGCCACTGTGATGGCCGGCGTCGGCAAGATGAGGTTCTCGGTGTACGCCCTGTACTCGGTGATCGGCGGGATCCTGTGGGCCGACGGCGTCGTGCTGCTCGGCCGGGCGCTGGGCCACATCGACTTCGTGCAGGAGACCGTCGCCCCGAAGATCGACCTGATCCTGGTGAGCGTCGTGGTGCTCTCGCTGCTGCCGACCGCTGTCCACTGGTGGCGCAGCCGGCCCAGCAGGGTCCGCGGCTAG
- the fbaA gene encoding class II fructose-bisphosphate aldolase encodes MPIATPEIYNEMLDRAKAGGFAYPAINCTSSESINAALRGFADAGSDGIIQFSTGGAEFGSGTGVKDMVTGAVALAEFAHVVAAKYPVNVALHTDHCPKDKLDGFVRPLLAVSAERVRAGRNPLFQSHMWDGSAVPLDENLQIAAELLKLTHDARIVLEVEIGVVGGEEDGVANDINDKLYTTDEDYAATLRALGAGENGRYLLAATFGNVHGVYKPGNVKLRPIVLKGGQQVASRALGLPEGSKPFDLVFHGGSGSSLEEIREAVSYGVVKMNVDTDTQYAFTRPIAGHMFSNYDGVLKIDGEVGNKKAYDPRSYLKAAEAGMAARVGQACEDLLSAGTSVSGS; translated from the coding sequence ATGCCCATCGCAACCCCCGAGATCTACAACGAGATGCTCGATCGCGCCAAGGCCGGCGGCTTCGCCTATCCGGCGATCAACTGCACGTCCTCGGAGTCGATCAACGCCGCGCTCAGGGGATTCGCCGACGCGGGCAGCGACGGCATCATCCAGTTCTCCACCGGCGGAGCCGAGTTCGGCTCGGGCACCGGGGTCAAGGACATGGTGACCGGCGCGGTGGCGCTGGCCGAGTTCGCCCACGTGGTGGCCGCCAAGTACCCGGTCAACGTCGCGCTGCACACCGACCACTGCCCCAAGGACAAGCTGGACGGCTTCGTCCGCCCGCTGCTGGCGGTCTCGGCCGAGCGCGTCCGGGCGGGCCGCAATCCGCTGTTCCAGTCGCACATGTGGGACGGCTCGGCGGTGCCGCTGGATGAGAACCTGCAGATCGCCGCCGAGCTGCTCAAGCTCACCCACGACGCCCGGATCGTGCTGGAAGTCGAGATCGGCGTGGTCGGCGGCGAGGAGGACGGGGTGGCCAACGACATCAACGACAAGCTCTACACCACCGACGAGGACTACGCCGCCACCCTGCGGGCGCTGGGCGCCGGAGAGAACGGCCGCTACCTGCTCGCGGCCACCTTCGGCAACGTGCACGGGGTCTACAAGCCGGGCAACGTCAAGCTGCGCCCGATCGTGCTCAAGGGCGGCCAGCAGGTCGCCTCCCGCGCGCTGGGCCTGCCGGAGGGCTCCAAGCCGTTCGACCTGGTCTTCCACGGCGGCTCGGGCTCGTCGTTGGAGGAGATCCGCGAGGCGGTGTCCTACGGCGTGGTCAAGATGAACGTCGACACCGACACCCAGTACGCCTTCACCCGGCCGATCGCCGGTCACATGTTCAGCAACTACGACGGGGTGCTCAAGATCGACGGCGAGGTGGGCAACAAGAAGGCCTACGACCCGCGGTCCTACCTCAAGGCCGCCGAGGCCGGCATGGCCGCGCGGGTCGGCCAGGCGTGCGAGGACCTGCTCTCGGCCGGGACGTCGGTCTCAGGCTCCTGA
- a CDS encoding DUF3151 domain-containing protein: protein MDLLAPRTLLPVDPATAELEGGADPVQVATAHPTSSAAWAALAEEALGRGFWIEGYAYARTGYHRGLDALRKAGWRGTGPVPWSHGPNQGFLRALHALAVAAAAIDEVDEAARCSTFLNDCDPAAAAALA, encoded by the coding sequence ATGGACCTGTTAGCACCGCGAACCCTGCTGCCCGTCGACCCCGCCACCGCTGAACTGGAGGGCGGCGCCGATCCGGTCCAGGTCGCCACGGCCCACCCGACGTCCTCGGCGGCGTGGGCGGCGCTGGCTGAGGAGGCGCTCGGCCGGGGTTTCTGGATCGAGGGTTACGCCTACGCCCGCACCGGCTACCACCGCGGTCTGGACGCCCTGCGCAAGGCCGGCTGGCGCGGTACCGGCCCGGTGCCCTGGTCCCACGGCCCCAACCAGGGATTTCTGCGGGCGCTGCACGCGCTGGCCGTCGCGGCCGCCGCGATCGACGAGGTCGACGAGGCCGCCCGGTGCTCGACGTTCCTCAACGACTGCGACCCGGCAGCGGCGGCGGCACTGGCCTGA
- a CDS encoding amino acid ABC transporter ATP-binding protein: MTASNAPSGGPLVVLSGVNKHFGPLHVLKDIDLTIDRGEVVVVIGPSGSGKSTLCRAINRLESIDGGTITIDGKPLPAEGKELAQLRAKVGMVFQSFNLFAHKTVLENVTLGPVKVKGVKRAAAETRGRELLERVGIASQADKYPAQLSGGQQQRVAIARALAMDPMVMLFDEPTSALDPEMINEVLDVMTSLAESGMTMVVITHEMGFARRAAHRVVFMDDGRVIEQATPEKFFTEPESARTKDFLSKILTH, encoded by the coding sequence ATGACTGCTTCAAACGCGCCCTCAGGCGGCCCTCTGGTCGTCCTCTCCGGCGTCAACAAGCATTTTGGGCCGCTGCACGTGCTCAAGGACATCGACCTCACCATCGACCGGGGCGAGGTCGTGGTCGTCATCGGCCCGTCCGGCTCCGGCAAGTCGACGCTGTGCCGGGCCATCAACCGGCTCGAGTCGATCGACGGCGGCACCATCACCATCGACGGCAAGCCGCTGCCAGCCGAAGGCAAGGAACTGGCCCAGCTGCGGGCCAAGGTCGGCATGGTCTTCCAGTCGTTCAACCTGTTCGCCCACAAGACGGTGCTCGAGAACGTCACGCTCGGCCCGGTCAAGGTCAAGGGCGTCAAGCGCGCCGCCGCCGAGACCCGCGGCCGGGAGCTGCTGGAACGGGTCGGGATCGCCAGCCAGGCCGACAAGTACCCGGCCCAGCTGTCCGGCGGCCAGCAGCAGCGGGTCGCCATCGCCCGCGCCCTGGCGATGGACCCCATGGTGATGCTCTTCGACGAGCCGACCTCCGCGCTGGACCCCGAGATGATCAACGAGGTCCTCGACGTCATGACATCGCTGGCCGAGAGTGGCATGACGATGGTCGTCATCACCCACGAGATGGGTTTCGCCCGACGGGCGGCCCACCGGGTGGTGTTCATGGACGACGGCCGCGTCATCGAGCAGGCGACTCCCGAGAAGTTCTTCACCGAGCCCGAATCCGCGCGAACCAAGGACTTCCTGTCCAAGATCCTCACCCACTAA
- a CDS encoding glutamate ABC transporter substrate-binding protein, protein MRSLPLMSLVPAAAMLLTLTACGSGDDDTGAAAPVDKPSFAAGTRMADIAAAGKITVGTKFDQPLFGLKGLSGKPEGFDVEIAKIIAAKMGIAADKITFVESVSANREPFLEQGKVDMVVATYTINDKRDKKVDFAGPYFVAGQDILVAKGNPKNITGPESLKGKKTCSVSGATPAATMQEKYGLTTTELVLVDAYSKCRDALANGQIDALTTDNVILSGYVSEAPDKFELIGKPFSQEPYGIGVPEGQEPFCEFINKTLKEAVADGSYEKAYKETAGKIIETVPALPEPRGCDK, encoded by the coding sequence ATGCGTTCCCTGCCCCTGATGTCCCTCGTCCCGGCCGCAGCGATGCTGCTGACCCTGACCGCTTGTGGCAGCGGTGACGACGACACCGGCGCCGCTGCTCCCGTCGACAAGCCGAGCTTCGCCGCCGGCACCCGGATGGCTGACATCGCCGCGGCCGGCAAGATCACCGTCGGCACGAAGTTCGACCAGCCGCTGTTCGGGCTCAAGGGCCTGTCGGGCAAGCCCGAGGGCTTCGACGTCGAGATCGCCAAGATCATCGCCGCGAAGATGGGCATCGCCGCGGACAAGATCACGTTCGTGGAGTCGGTGTCGGCCAACCGCGAGCCCTTCCTCGAGCAGGGCAAGGTCGACATGGTGGTGGCGACCTACACGATCAATGACAAGCGGGACAAGAAGGTCGACTTCGCCGGCCCGTACTTCGTGGCAGGGCAGGACATCCTGGTCGCCAAGGGCAACCCCAAGAACATCACCGGCCCGGAGTCGCTCAAGGGCAAGAAGACCTGCTCGGTCAGCGGCGCCACCCCCGCGGCCACCATGCAGGAGAAGTACGGGCTGACCACCACGGAACTGGTCCTGGTGGACGCCTACTCCAAGTGCCGTGACGCGCTGGCCAACGGCCAGATCGACGCTCTGACGACCGACAACGTCATCCTGTCGGGCTACGTGAGCGAGGCGCCGGACAAGTTCGAGCTGATCGGCAAGCCGTTCTCCCAGGAGCCCTACGGCATCGGCGTCCCCGAAGGCCAGGAGCCATTCTGCGAGTTCATCAACAAGACCCTGAAGGAAGCGGTCGCCGACGGCAGCTACGAGAAGGCGTACAAGGAGACCGCCGGCAAGATCATCGAGACCGTGCCGGCGCTGCCCGAGCCGCGCGGCTGCGACAAGTAG
- a CDS encoding NAD-dependent epimerase/dehydratase family protein: protein MEILVLGGTMFLSRAVAELGVARGHNVTTFNRGRTGPAVPGARAVTGDRTDPQDLNKLAGMSFDLVFDTGYLPEVVKASAELLEPSAGHYAFTSSVNAYSGWPGLADYHRQGVYDGDPDAVGEQAPEDVDEGAAYGWRKVGAERAVLRAFGEHRTSILRAGLIVGPHDRVGRLPWWLDRIARGGQTLAPGAPDEELRLIDARDIAEFALRRPAGAFEVTGPAHQVNRGQLFAEAREVTGSDAEFTWLGDDYLTAAGVESWTELPLWAPAADAPGLWAQDTSAAEAAGLACRPVRDTLVDTWEWMRSIEGGWQPSDRTPGLAPERERELLAGWTG, encoded by the coding sequence ATGGAGATCCTGGTGCTCGGCGGAACGATGTTCCTCTCCCGCGCGGTCGCCGAACTCGGCGTCGCCCGCGGCCACAACGTGACCACCTTCAACCGCGGCCGGACCGGACCGGCGGTGCCCGGAGCGCGGGCGGTCACCGGCGACCGGACCGACCCGCAGGACCTGAACAAGCTCGCCGGCATGAGCTTTGACCTGGTCTTCGACACCGGCTACCTGCCCGAGGTCGTCAAGGCCAGCGCCGAGCTGCTCGAGCCCAGCGCCGGTCACTACGCCTTCACCTCCTCGGTCAACGCCTACTCCGGCTGGCCCGGGCTGGCCGACTACCACCGGCAAGGGGTCTATGACGGCGATCCCGACGCGGTCGGCGAGCAGGCGCCCGAGGACGTCGACGAGGGCGCGGCCTACGGCTGGCGCAAGGTCGGCGCCGAGCGGGCTGTCCTGCGGGCCTTCGGCGAGCACCGCACGTCGATCCTGCGAGCCGGCCTGATCGTCGGCCCGCACGACCGGGTCGGCCGGCTGCCGTGGTGGCTGGACCGGATCGCACGGGGCGGGCAGACCCTGGCCCCCGGCGCCCCCGACGAGGAGCTGCGGTTGATCGACGCCCGCGACATCGCCGAGTTCGCGCTGCGGCGACCGGCCGGCGCCTTCGAGGTCACCGGGCCCGCCCACCAGGTCAACCGCGGCCAGCTGTTCGCCGAGGCGCGCGAGGTCACCGGCTCGGACGCCGAGTTCACCTGGCTGGGCGATGACTACCTCACCGCGGCCGGCGTCGAGAGCTGGACGGAGCTGCCGTTGTGGGCGCCGGCCGCCGACGCCCCGGGGCTCTGGGCCCAGGACACCTCCGCCGCCGAGGCCGCCGGGCTGGCCTGCCGGCCGGTCCGGGACACCCTGGTCGACACCTGGGAGTGGATGCGCTCGATCGAGGGCGGCTGGCAGCCCTCGGACCGGACGCCGGGGCTGGCGCCCGAGCGGGAGCGGGAGCTGCTGGCCGGCTGGACCGGCTGA